The bacterium genome window below encodes:
- the tsaD gene encoding tRNA (adenosine(37)-N6)-threonylcarbamoyltransferase complex transferase subunit TsaD, protein MITLGIETSCDETAIGILEDRRVRSNVVSSQIVHTKYGGVVPELAARNHIKVIVPLVNVALEIAGCGLRDIGLISVTRGPGLMGSLLVGLSYAKALAVALKKPFIGTNHLEGHIYTLHVGGKGPAYPYLVLLVSGGHTELVLVKKEFNYVTIGRTVDDACGEAFDKVAKLIGLPYPGGPYIEKYALKGQLGAIRFPVPKAGRYDFSYAGLKTAVLYYVQQYGNSRLADIAANFQESALSQLVQVTKKAVLDLGVKDVGLVGGVSANQTLQNKLLKLGQETGCQIHVPDREYCTDNGAMIAMAGARRYKRFGGSNLNIDAVAREDLEEIP, encoded by the coding sequence ATGATAACGCTCGGCATTGAAACGTCGTGCGATGAAACCGCCATCGGCATCCTCGAAGACCGCAGGGTGCGCTCGAACGTCGTTTCAAGCCAGATCGTTCATACAAAATATGGCGGCGTGGTCCCGGAACTTGCCGCACGGAACCACATCAAGGTCATCGTGCCGCTGGTCAATGTCGCCCTCGAGATCGCCGGGTGCGGTCTGCGGGATATCGGCTTGATCAGCGTGACCAGGGGACCAGGTCTGATGGGTTCCCTGCTGGTGGGATTGTCGTATGCCAAAGCCCTCGCGGTTGCGTTGAAAAAGCCGTTTATCGGCACAAACCACCTTGAAGGCCATATCTATACGCTTCACGTCGGGGGTAAAGGACCGGCGTATCCATATCTGGTGCTGCTCGTCTCCGGTGGGCATACCGAGCTGGTGTTGGTAAAAAAAGAATTCAATTATGTAACTATCGGCCGGACCGTGGATGACGCCTGCGGCGAGGCGTTCGACAAGGTGGCTAAGTTGATCGGCCTGCCGTATCCGGGTGGTCCCTACATTGAAAAGTACGCGCTTAAAGGTCAACTCGGTGCGATCCGATTTCCGGTTCCGAAGGCGGGTCGATACGATTTCAGCTACGCCGGTTTGAAGACAGCCGTTCTCTATTACGTTCAACAGTATGGGAACAGTAGGCTGGCCGATATTGCAGCCAATTTTCAGGAATCCGCGCTGTCGCAACTCGTGCAGGTGACGAAAAAAGCGGTTTTAGACCTGGGGGTCAAGGATGTGGGCCTTGTTGGTGGTGTTTCGGCAAACCAGACGTTGCAGAACAAGCTACTAAAACTCGGACAAGAAACCGGCTGCCAGATCCACGTCCCCGACAGAGAATACTGCACTGACAATGGCGCGATGATCGCCATGGCCGGCGCGCGGCGCTACAAGAGGTTCGGCGGTTCAAACCTTAACATTGACGCGGTGGCGAGAGAAGATCTGGAAGAGATACCTTGA